ACGGATTCTCGGGTATTTCAGCAAATCCAGCCGTTGGTGTTACTTCTGATTTATTAGTAGCATTAGGCGGGCAAGTTCTCTTGGCTGAGTTTCCGGAACTCTTTGGTGCCGAGCAGGAATTGGTTGATCGCTGCATAACTTATGAAGCGGCTGAAAAATTCACTCGATTAATGAAAGCCTATGATGCTCAGGCAAGAGCTGTTGGCAGTGGTTTCTATATGAACCCATCTCCTGGAAATATTAAGGACGGTTTAATTACAGATGCTATAAAATCCGCAGGAGCAGCAAAAAAAGGCGGTACTGCCCCTGTTGCTGATGTATTGGATTATACGGAACCTGTAATAAAATCGGGATTGAATTTGGTTTGTACCCCAGGCAATGATGTTGAAGCCACTACTGGTAAAGCAGCAAGTGGTGCTACTCTGATTTTATTTACAACAGGTTTGGGAACTCCTACCGGCAATGTCATTTGTCCAACCATTAAGCTGTCAACAAATACAACGCTTGCCAACAGAATGAGTGATATAATTGATATAGATTGCGGTGGCGTAATTACTGGCGAAAAATCATTATTGCAAATGGGAGAGGAGATTCTGGAGTATTGCATTAAGGCTGCAAGTGGAGAGATTTTGCCTAAATCAGTACTGTTAGGGCAAGACGACTTTATTCCATGGAAAAGAGGTGTTTCATTATGATTACTCGATTGAATAAGCTATTCCTGTTGTTTCTGTCGTTTTCTGTATTTCAGTCGCAGGCACAAACAAGCATTCAGCAATTACCTGTTTTCGATGATAAGGTTCATGACTCAAATCAAACAGATTGGTTACTAAATGCAAAGCCATACAAGGCAGCTGTTTATAAGAATGATAGCAACAAAGAGCTTATTCTGAGTAATGGTTTGGTTAAAAGAGCTTTCATTATTGCACCCAATGTAGCTTGTATTGATTATACTAATCTGGTTAATAATCAACAACTGCTCCGTTCAATAAAAGCTGAAGCTAGACTGACCATTAATGGAAAGGAATATAATGTCGGGGGGCTAATTGGTCAAAAGGAGAATGCTTATCTTCTGCCAGAATGGTTGAATAAGTTTACCAGTTCGGCGGCAGACTTTCAGTTTGTTTCAATTGAGGTAAATCCAATTAGGCCTTACATAAAATGGAACAATAAATTCTGGGCGGCCAATGAAAAACAACCATCCGGAAAGATGCTTTCATTTTTGTACAGGCCTGGGGCTACTGAATTAATGGGTTTGTCGGTAAAAGTCAATTACGAATTATATGATGGTATTCCTTTAATCGTAAAATCTCTTACAATAGAAAATAAAGGTAGCTCTTCATTTAAAATCAATCGTGTAGTAAATGAAATACTAGGAACTGTAGAGGAAGAAAGTGCTGTGGTGGGGAAACCGCAGGTTATGCAAAAACCACAAGGGATTTATGTTGAAACTAATTATGCATTCAACAATGCAATGCGGTATAGTATTAGTGATCAAACCACACATTGGAAAATAGATTCAGCATACACTTCCCAGGTAAATTATGATTATCAAACTCCTTGTTTGTTGGAAGTATATCCTGAAAATGCACCTGATATTGAATTAATGCCTGGTGAAAATTTTAATTCAGTTCGTTCATATGAATTACTGATGGATAGTTATGACAGGGAAAGACGAGGATTGGCTATTCGCAAAATGTATCGAACAGTGGCACCCTGGACTACAGCCAATCCAATATTTATGCATTTGGTAAGTAGAAATGATGATCAGGTTCGTACTGCAATTGATCAATGTGCTGCCACTGGCTATGAAGCATTGATTCTCAGTTTCGGAAGTCACTTGGATATGGAAGATTCATCTGCGACTAATATAGCAAAATGGAAAACATTAGCTGATTATGCTCATAGTAGAGGAGTCCAGATTGGCGGTTACTCACTGTTCAGTAGTAGGAAAATTAGTGCTGAAGATGATGTAATAAGTGCCAAAACAGGAAAACCAGGCGGCGCTTTTTTTGGCAATGCACCATGTTTTGGGAGTAAATGGGGATTGTCTTATCGTGATAAGATAAAATACTTTTTCACACAAACCGGTTTTGATATCTGGGAAAATGACGGTCCTTATCCTGGTGATGTTTGTGCTTCCGTTACACATCCTGGACATAAAGGGCTAGGTGATTCGCAATGGCGGCAAATGGAAATTCAGAAGGAATTGTATCGCTGGCTGAATGAAAGGGGTGTTTATATCAATGCACCCGATTGGTATTTTTTGGATGGTACAAATAAAATAGCTATTGGCTATCGGGAAGTGAATTTTTCTTTACCAAGGGAGAATCAGAAAATTTTAAATCGTCAAAATATATTTGATGGTACCTGGGAAAAAACACCTTCAATGGGCTGGGGTTTTGTTCCACTTACTCGTTATCAGGGTGGCGGCTCAGAGGCGGTGTTGGAACCACTCTCTGAACACTTGAAAGATTATGAACAACTCATGATGCAATATTATGGTGCAGGAGTGCAAGCTTGTTACCGCGGTCCACGATTGTATGATACAGAAACCACAAAGCAAACCGTAGTAAATGTTGTTAGTTGGTATAAAAAACACCGTGAAATTCTTAATTCAGACATTATCCATTTACGTAGAGCTGATGGAAGGGATTGGGATGGAATTTTACATGTGAATCCTAATTTAAAAACAAAGGGATTAATGATGTTGTACAATCCGATGAAGGAAAAAATTACAAGAGTGATAAATGTTCCTTTGTATTATACCGGGTTAACAACTTCAGCCAATCTAAAAGAAAAGGGAGGGGTAAGCAGATCATATCAGCTTAACCGAAATTATGAAATTGAACTAAGCTGTACCATGGAACCAGAGAGTTGTACATGGTTTGTTATAGAGTAATTATCCCAAATTTTAAAGCTCAAATAATAGAAAATTTTAAATAAAAATTCGATGTTCTCATTACAAAACAAAATAGCAGTTATTACAGGTGGCGGTAGCGGAATTGGACGTTCAATAAGTGTATTATTTGCAAAGCAAGGTGCAACGGTTCATATTTTAGAACTAAGTGAAGAAAATTCCGTAGCAACCATTGAAGAAATAGTAGCAGTAGGAGGTAAAGCTTTTGGGCATTCGTGTAATGTAGCTAATCAGCAGGAAGTAATTAATGTGTTCGATAAAATTGGCAATGTTGATATTTTGGTAAACAATGCAGGGATTGCACACATTGGCAAAGCAGATACTACAAGTGAGGCTGATTTTAATAAAGTATTTGATGTGAATGTAAAAGGTGCTTACAACTGTTTGTTTGCGGCTATTCCACATATGAAAAATAATGGTGGAGGCGCTATTTTAAATATGGCATCTATTGCGGCTTTAGTGGGAATAACTGATCGTTTTGCTTATTCAATGAGTAAAGGTGCTGTTTATGCAATGACTTTGTCAGTTGCACGCGATTATATTCAAGATAAAATTCGTTGTAACAGTATTTCTCCTGCTCGCGTACATACACCATTTGTGGATGGATTTATAGCTAAAAATTATGCTGGACAAGAGGAACTGATTTTTGATAAATTATCAAAGAGTCAGCCAATTGGACGAATGGGTGCTCCAGATGAAATTGCAGCATTGGCCTTGTATCTATGTTCGGATGAAGCAGGTTTTGTAACCGGTTGTGATTACCCAATTGACGGTGGTTTCGTTAAGTTGAATAACTAATACCAAAATATCGCAAGCCCGATTCTATTATTATTTAAATTGGCTCTAATAAATAGCAATATGACAAATAAAGTGTACAGATTTGGACTGTTTATTTTGATGACACTGTTTTTAGTTTCTAATAAACTTGTTGGTCAAAATATCAATATCATTCCCTACCCTCAGAAAGTTGAAACCGGTAAAGGTAACTTTGTCTTTTCGTCCCATACAAAAATCGTCTACGATAAAAGGAATAAGGGGTTAGTAACAGCAATCGAACCTTTAGTAACCAAGTTTAAATTAGCCGCAGGAATTTCTTTAAAGGAAGAGACAGCAGTTGTTAAAAACAATGTAGTAAAAGTTGAATTAACTGAAAAGGTTATACAGCAAGAAGGATATCAACTTAGTATTTCTCCTAAGGTTATTCATATTAAAGCTAAAGCGGATATTGGAGTTTTTTACGCAGTTCAAACTTTATTACAGTTGTTACCGGCAGATATTGAAAACGAAAAGCGCGTTGGTAATAGACAATGGAAGGTTCCCGCAGTTGAAATTGAAGATGCACCGGCTTTAGCTTATCGGGGATTGATGATGGACGTTGCACGTCACTATATGCCGTATGAATTTTTGGAGAAGCTAATAGACTTATTGGCAATGCAAAAAATGAATACCCTGCACCTGCATTTAACCGATAGTCAAGGATGGAGATTTGAAAGTAAAAAATATCCCAAACTAACGACCATTGGTGCTTATCGTAAAGGAACTCCATTGAATACCACTTATGATTATCAATCAAGACAAAATGATACGCTTTATGGCAGTTTTTATACTCAGGCGCAATTAAAAAAGTTGGTGGCTTATGCTCAATCAAGGTTCATTACCATTATTCCTGAAATTGAAATGCCGGCACACTCAAAATCAGCATTGGCGTCTTATCCTGAACTGACTTGTTTAGATAGTACTGGAAAGGCGTTTTCATATCCTTCTCAAATTCAGGATGAGTATTGTACCAAGGATTCAACGTTTACTTTCCTGACAGATATTTTATCTGAAGTGATGGAGATATTTCCTAGCAAGTATATTCACATTGCCGGAGATGAAGCATCAAAGGTTAACTGGAGAAAATGTCCTGTTTGTCAGAAACGTATGAAAGACGAGAAATTAACTTCAGTGGAAGAATTGCAAAGTTATTTCATTAAGAGAATTGAAAGGTTTGTTAATGCTAAAGGTAGGTCAGTTATCGGTTGGGATGAAATTTTGGAAGGTGGTTTAGCTCCTAACGCGACAGTAATGAGCTGGAGGGGAGAAAAAGGAGGTATTGAAGCCGCAAAACAAGGACATCAAGTTATTATGACACCTGATGGTTATTGCTATTTCGATCATTATCAGTCTGATGATCCTGCTGAACCGGCCGCTTTCGGTGGTTTATCAACTTTGGCAAAGGTGTACAATTATAAACCGATTCCGGCTGAATTATCTGCAGAAGAAGGAAAATTGATTTATGGTGCTCAAGGTAATTTATGGACTGAATATGTGCCTAACTATAAACAAGCTGAATACATGTTTTTCCCACGTTCTATTGCCCTGGCCGAAGTTATCTGGTCAGCCAATAAACAACCCTATGACCAGTTTTTAAGTAGATTGTTAGCGCATCTTAAACGTTTGGATAAACATTCGGTTAACTACTCAAGACATTTGTTTGATATTAAAGTAAATGCCTATACTGATTCTGTTTCAGGTACGTTAATGGCTTCAGTAAATGGAATTCCGAGTGGTTATGATGTGTTTTACACTACAGATGGTTCTAATCCCACAAAAAAATCAACACCATATAGGGGGCCAATTAACATTACAAAAAGTTCCCAGCTAATAGTTGGAGTTATTTATAATGATCGATTGGTTGATAAGGTGCAACGGACCTTCTTATTAACCAAGTCTACTGGTAAACCCTCAATGCTTACAAATCAGGCAAGTGCAAATTACAATAAAGGTGGTGAACACGCTTGGAATAATGGCATCTTGGGTAGTCAAAGCAGGTTTAATGATGATGAGTGGCTTGGATGGAGTGGGCAAAACTTTGAAGGTACTATTGATTTTATGAAGAAAGAGACCATAAATAAAGTATTTGTGCGTGTTTTCAGTAAGCCGTCAAGTTGGATTTATATGCCTTCTAGCATATCAGTTTTAGCCTCAGACAA
Above is a window of Solitalea lacus DNA encoding:
- a CDS encoding alpha-galactosidase; the encoded protein is MITRLNKLFLLFLSFSVFQSQAQTSIQQLPVFDDKVHDSNQTDWLLNAKPYKAAVYKNDSNKELILSNGLVKRAFIIAPNVACIDYTNLVNNQQLLRSIKAEARLTINGKEYNVGGLIGQKENAYLLPEWLNKFTSSAADFQFVSIEVNPIRPYIKWNNKFWAANEKQPSGKMLSFLYRPGATELMGLSVKVNYELYDGIPLIVKSLTIENKGSSSFKINRVVNEILGTVEEESAVVGKPQVMQKPQGIYVETNYAFNNAMRYSISDQTTHWKIDSAYTSQVNYDYQTPCLLEVYPENAPDIELMPGENFNSVRSYELLMDSYDRERRGLAIRKMYRTVAPWTTANPIFMHLVSRNDDQVRTAIDQCAATGYEALILSFGSHLDMEDSSATNIAKWKTLADYAHSRGVQIGGYSLFSSRKISAEDDVISAKTGKPGGAFFGNAPCFGSKWGLSYRDKIKYFFTQTGFDIWENDGPYPGDVCASVTHPGHKGLGDSQWRQMEIQKELYRWLNERGVYINAPDWYFLDGTNKIAIGYREVNFSLPRENQKILNRQNIFDGTWEKTPSMGWGFVPLTRYQGGGSEAVLEPLSEHLKDYEQLMMQYYGAGVQACYRGPRLYDTETTKQTVVNVVSWYKKHREILNSDIIHLRRADGRDWDGILHVNPNLKTKGLMMLYNPMKEKITRVINVPLYYTGLTTSANLKEKGGVSRSYQLNRNYEIELSCTMEPESCTWFVIE
- a CDS encoding SDR family NAD(P)-dependent oxidoreductase encodes the protein MFSLQNKIAVITGGGSGIGRSISVLFAKQGATVHILELSEENSVATIEEIVAVGGKAFGHSCNVANQQEVINVFDKIGNVDILVNNAGIAHIGKADTTSEADFNKVFDVNVKGAYNCLFAAIPHMKNNGGGAILNMASIAALVGITDRFAYSMSKGAVYAMTLSVARDYIQDKIRCNSISPARVHTPFVDGFIAKNYAGQEELIFDKLSKSQPIGRMGAPDEIAALALYLCSDEAGFVTGCDYPIDGGFVKLNN
- a CDS encoding beta-N-acetylhexosaminidase; the encoded protein is MTNKVYRFGLFILMTLFLVSNKLVGQNINIIPYPQKVETGKGNFVFSSHTKIVYDKRNKGLVTAIEPLVTKFKLAAGISLKEETAVVKNNVVKVELTEKVIQQEGYQLSISPKVIHIKAKADIGVFYAVQTLLQLLPADIENEKRVGNRQWKVPAVEIEDAPALAYRGLMMDVARHYMPYEFLEKLIDLLAMQKMNTLHLHLTDSQGWRFESKKYPKLTTIGAYRKGTPLNTTYDYQSRQNDTLYGSFYTQAQLKKLVAYAQSRFITIIPEIEMPAHSKSALASYPELTCLDSTGKAFSYPSQIQDEYCTKDSTFTFLTDILSEVMEIFPSKYIHIAGDEASKVNWRKCPVCQKRMKDEKLTSVEELQSYFIKRIERFVNAKGRSVIGWDEILEGGLAPNATVMSWRGEKGGIEAAKQGHQVIMTPDGYCYFDHYQSDDPAEPAAFGGLSTLAKVYNYKPIPAELSAEEGKLIYGAQGNLWTEYVPNYKQAEYMFFPRSIALAEVIWSANKQPYDQFLSRLLAHLKRLDKHSVNYSRHLFDIKVNAYTDSVSGTLMASVNGIPSGYDVFYTTDGSNPTKKSTPYRGPINITKSSQLIVGVIYNDRLVDKVQRTFLLTKSTGKPSMLTNQASANYNKGGEHAWNNGILGSQSRFNDDEWLGWSGQNFEGTIDFMKKETINKVFVRVFSKPSSWIYMPSSISVLASDNGVDFVKIGEQKDFKIPNDGEQLISLNVSGSARFLKVIASNYGPIPKGNAGEGSPAWLFVNEVIVE